Sequence from the Eleginops maclovinus isolate JMC-PN-2008 ecotype Puerto Natales chromosome 14, JC_Emac_rtc_rv5, whole genome shotgun sequence genome:
ATAAAAttgcaattattattattattgttgttattactgACTACctgtaaaaatgcaaatgttccCTCTGTTTGGCAAATAAAGGAAATCTGATTTCCCTAGTTCTATTTTGGAAGGCCTAACCGGATGTCCTGCGTGTTTTTACCCCATCTGGCTTCACGTTGGTTTCCGCGTGTTGATACTGAGGATCCGCAGAGAAACAAGTTTTTTCGCATCGCTAGAGACCCAAACTCAGGCCAAAACCAGAGGAAAATGGACATGAAGAAAAGGGTTTCCTTAGAGCTCCGGCACCGGTCGCCCACAGAAGTGAGTACCCGAGTTGTGctgcttttttggggggtagAGGTGTACACTTTAACCGGTCCGAAAACAGGAGGGATGGCGAGCACATGGCAGAGAGTCTGCAGGGAAAAGTgctaaaatgtgtatttactaTCTGATCCTGGTCTACAAGCTACACCAAAGTCTTTAGAATGATTTAatttgctgctttaaaaaaatatgtattctcTTTAAACAGACTAGGTGCGCAGATGTTTACCGCCTTGTTTTTATTACCACGTTTCCACACctgttttatgtatttagaCCTTAAATGTGCATGCATATTGTTAAACTGTGCTTAAAAAGTTGATTCCGTGAAAGAAAACTTGCATGCACCCCCCATTTAGCACTAAGAGGCACATCCGTGTGTCCCGGGCCCGTCTAATACTTGGAGCCTCATGATTTCAGAGTGATACGGCGGTGTTTATCTGGGTTGCATAACATAGTGTTACACAATTTTAACTCGCAGCATAATGTATGCTGCACTGTGTAATAACTTAAATCCCCTTGTAGAAAACAAGAAGCCAACAaccttaaatatgtaaataattaaGACTATTTCGTGTAATACTCGTGTTGAGCAGGAAATGCGTCATtgcttttcacacacacttaaaacgCGGGTAAGCATATCAACACgttgttttattaaaagtaaaacagcCTTTTAAATCAGTCTTTTAAAAACGTTTGAGttgtacaattaaaaacaaaaaatgtacgATGTGGATATTCTCGCCTCTCCAGGGAATAGTCGGAGCCCCAACGTAGATTTATAAAGAGAAATGGAAACCCGtttcattcctatgagagtcgctcagtggcgcatgaagccaacAATGTAGCTGCTGTAGATTCAAAAAGTACCCGGATCATGCGTGCAGCGCATGCGCCCTTCACTTTCCCTTAAGACCCGCCTCCGATCTCCCGCTCTCTGTCAGTCAGATGAAAGGAGAGTTAAAATGACtttggattcagcttttagcgttttacaacttttaaaactgAATAACTCAAATAAGGGGAATACGAGTGTTCGTGCTGGGTAATTTATTTAACTACAAAAAAAGCATACTATGATTTACAGGCGTTTATTTCCCCAGTGTAAGTCATCGGGGGAAAGTCTTCTTGGGCCAGATGGACGTCACGggagttgtagtaccaccgtttgacCGCTGCGCCCATTAATTTTAATCTGCTTCAACGGCCGCAGCTAACATGCTAAGGGCGCCTCGCTCTGCTAAAGAGGCTACTTTCATCCTCTTATTTTGCTATAATCCCCTCCATTCTTGGCATAAAACACTATCAACAACTTAATGTCGTTAAATGAATGTTGTGGGGCTCGGCTGTGGGGAGATTAGAGGGTCTAATAAGGGGGGGAAATGAGTTAGCAGAGAGCTAGCAGCTAGCCTAGTCACATGTGAGTGGAGTTTATAAACAGTGTGGGCCGGGGCCGTCCCAACATGAAACTGAACAAGtgtccttcacacacacagtcttctTTACTGGACATTCAAtgctataattacatttatgcaACACAGTTTATATCAATAATGCTGCAGAACCATAAactaacactttttttgcagatttagtcgttgttttttttgtgaagcaaGAGTGCTTTACACATTAAGTATTTTCTAATATACTGTAGGAGTATAACAAATTCACAATAACAGtacatgtttgttatttatagaTTGCATGAAAAATCACTAATCAGTTGTTAGTCAGGATTTTCGTTAAAAACGGTGAGAATAAAAGCTTAGTGTTTGTCTAACGTCTTCACTTTCActgcatttgtgtttaaatctttGTAAATCTACATCTAAATCGTAGAAACCACAAACTTTGCGTTCCTTGTTTGTTGCTGATTTTTCTTTGCTTACCCTTCTGTACTGAGTCTTTGAACGCATCGTGATAACGCTGTAATCGACCCGTTTCAGGTCCAGGAGCTGGTTCTGGATAACTGTCGCTCCGGAGAGGGAAAGATCGAGGGTATCACGGAAGAGTTCTCGAACCTGGAGCTGCTGAGCCTCATCAACGTCGGCCTGACCAGCGTCGCAGACATCCCCAAACTGGACAAACTCAAAAAGGTGAGCGACTCAAATGCACCCTCAGGTCGGAAACGCAGACGGTTTTTAGAACTGATTTTAATGACCTTTACATGACCTGGCCCCCACATACATCAGGGACTGCCTTTTATAACGAAGACACTCAGATCCTCCGAGGAAATGTGGGGGGGCTGCCCTCTGTTATCATGGAACAGCCTCCCAAATTAAAGACTATCTTTTTTAATTTCGGGTAATTTCGGGTTCTGGGATATAACTCTTGCTTTTGATTATGGTCCTCACTCACTTTGGGATGCATCTTGCATTAAAGGTGCTATACAAGTTAAGTGTATTAACAATAAATGCGTCATTTGGGGAATTTATACAGATGTTTGATGTTATTTCCAGTCTCTTTAAACCTCCTGTTGTCTTTGGGTCGAATTTATCCcgtctcttaatgtttttatggaagaaaaagaggatatttttttgtatcgctataaaaatgtcatgttttaatgCAATGTTCTTCAAGAGAAACATTAATGAACACAGTTTGGGATGAGTTATCGGaaagttacatttatattttatcaaAATAGACTCCTGACTTCAGATTTAAACTAAAgtcaaaaaaggtcaaaatgttGGCCTTTTTTGAAACTACAGGGGAACCCTAAGTTATGTTTTAGGGTTCATAAACAAACCAGGACACATAGGTTGATATATAATCTGAATTTCAACACATTCTTAAGGTTTTATGTCAGATATTCTTGCTATTTTTTGTCGtatttgtgtgtcttgtttacatttagacttttgaatatttaaaaagagcaaTTTAAAGGTGTGTACACGGTATTCTGGGATGTTATGATCATTTCTGGAGCTGCAAGTTGTTTCTTTATTCAAgataaatcactttttaatgCAATTGAGATTTATTAATGTGTCTGCAGCGGGGATTGTTTggataaatgatatataaaataaatatatatatatgtcttcACATATGCATGTTTAATTTCTCCCCCTGTGCAGTGCTgttgtcttatttatttttaaacttttatgtGCATTTTCACATCGAAAGCTTTAAAAACCCAGAGTTGTTTCCCGTGTTTGTGTCAATAAAGCTGAGAGTCATCGCTCCTACTGCagcagtaaataataataagtgtttgtttgtttgtgtgcagttgGAGCTGAGTGACAACAGGATATCGGGTGGTCTGGAGCTGCTGGCCGAGCGGCTGGTGAATCTAACGCACCTGAACCTGAGCGGGAACAAGTTCAAAGACATCAGTACACTGGAGCCTCTGGTGGGTGCAGACTCTCCAGAGAAGAGAGATATGTGTTTTTACAGCTGGTTAAAATAACTGCTTTATTGAAATAGCTTCTTTCAAACAGAGTGactgtacattttaataaaaaaacaggacagttgttttattttcctcactttTATTTCCCCCTGCGATTTAAAATGTCCCGTCTCTAAAATCCACAcatttttccttcccttttcaTCCATGGCTTCCCAGCTGCTCAGGATCACAGAATCTAATGTTTTTTACAGAATTTAGCAAACGCTTCATTATTGGGGAAATTAGCCTTTTGTGATGCATTCATGGACCGTCGGAAATATGAAATAGATATAAATACTGGTATATATTTACACATCAGGTACTGaataaatgtgatatttaaGTTTAATAATAAGGTGGTGTTTTGTGTGTCGGTGCAGAAAAAGCTCCCCCAGCTGAAGAGCCTGGACCTGTTCAACTGCGAGGTGACGAACCTGGCGGACTACAGGGACTCCATCTTTAAGCTCCTCCCACAGCTCACCTACCTGGACGGGTACGACATCGACGACTGCGAGGCGTCCGACTCCGACGGCGAGGTGGTCGACGACGAGGACGAGGAAGGTTTGGGTAAGAACGAGGCGCAGAAATCCCTTAACGATCATTTAAATTCCTGTGATTATTGGGCAGCTTTTAGGGTTTTTATGTCCTGTGATATAAATCAACCGCACCTCTTTTCTCAAACACCTAAATTATTTAATTGACCAACATTTTACAGttactgttatttaaaataatgatgtttggtggttttccttgttttgtgtctgtacTACAACATATTTAATGTGGTTTATTTTGATTGTTGAGCATTTAATTTGACGTCGGTCTTATTTTTGtcctttattgtatttatataacatgTACTTTTCAGTAGGTTGTGAATGTGCGGTATGACAAATGTAATCGAATATATTTTAACTCGtttttatatattgtgtatatGTGTTGTGTAGTTTGTGGACTTAATTAACCTGATTTATGTTGATTTGATTCATATTACGAGTAACAGAAGTGTAATTTGATCAGTATTCATTTCATAATTTTGCAAACCGTATTTAAAGCAGTGGGAACTAAACagatttagggttagggttcctCCGGCAGACGTGCTcatatttcctgtctgtctcagagGGCGAGTCGGAGGACTTcgatgaagaggaggacgaaGACGAGGAGGACGTCGTCGCCGAGGAAGACGACGACAGCAACGACAGCAACGATGAAGAGGTGAGGCTGCATGCACTTAATTGTGAATGATTTCTGAATCTGGAATATTCTTTATACGTCTGTTTACTCAGACTGTATACTTACAGAGATGTGGTCTTTATTCTGTGACAATAAGAAAGGGTATAAATAACTGAAGCATTTCAGCAAAAATctcctttttattgtttattattcgAGGTATTAAAAGTAAAGGTGTTGCATCACGTAGTAATCAGTTATTCTGCAGTTTGTAACTTTTTAAAACTGTTCTGTCAAATTTTCTTTGAATGAATTTTAATGTGGGGGTTTACCCCGCGGGATTCTGGGATATGAAGTCTTTAACACCAAGCTCtcctgtctctgcaggaggGAGAGGTGAACGGAGACGTGGACAGCGAGGATGACGACGAGGACGaagatgatgacgatgatgatggtCAGTAACTTATGGGAAATAAagaatctgaaaaaaataaaattaaggGATAAAAATAAGGACATtataaatagattttaaaaacagggaaagaaaaagtagaacaaatgaataaaaaacagtaaaatGAAGGGAAAGcaacaaagaataaaaacaaaaagaatcatttatttaaatcaaggtggtgaaataaatataaagaaagaaacTAAGATAATGAAATGATTTCAATAttaataaaggaaaaacaaagtaacaagaaaaagaaatgtatatatttttacaacaaataaaatcaaagtaaaacaatgaaataaatataaactcgAAAAGTTAaggaataatttatttaaatttaaggaataatttatttaaaattaaggaataatttatttaaatttaaggaataaaacaacaatttttttttgaataaatagatttaaaaaaatacggcaaagaaaaagtgaagaaaaacaaataaataaattagggAACAAAACGATGAGGGGTGTGTAACTGAAGCCTGATCTGTGTGTACGATAATAAATCTTATAATTTAAAGATGTTTCTGACATGATTCTGTTCTGCAGACGAAGACTCGTCTCCATCtaaaggagagaagaggaagagggaccctgaagaggaggatgaggaggaggatgaagatgatgattAAGGACCCTGAAAGCCCCAAGAATAACCCTCTGACCTCTCGCCCGGTGACCCTTCCCCTCCCTGTCGATGGCCTCCCCCTGGGGTGCATCCCATAATCCCACACCTCGTTATCCTGCAAACCAAAACTCCGTTAACTCATCGAAAGGCCTCATGTCTCCGTTTCTGGTTTTGCTGAAACTTCAGGCTTTTTAAATTCCTCTCTTCCTCAGTTCTCAAGATATTCCTTTGCAGCAAAAACAGCTGTGTTTCTCTGAAGATGTTCGAGCTTCAAATTCACAAAACATCTCATAAAAATCCTCCTCAAGACCGTGTTTGTCATCAAGGAATTGTCAGATGTCTATCTTGGTTCCGTGTTTCGTCCGTAATATACTAAATCATGCGTGATGTACTTCCTCAGAGAAGAACTCGTACGTCATATTTTATAAACCAGAAGATTCTTTAGTACACAAAACGGCAGAACTCTCAGTTTTATGACACTCGAAACGgagcatttttgttttgaaaatgactgaaattaaTCTGATAAAATCTTAGAAAAATCTAATTAATtaggaaagacagaaagcagTTCGTTAAGCAACAAGCGTTTCTTCACATTTCACAGAAGCTATTTAAACTGAATTCTTTTGTGTTAAAATGAGGCTTTTTGGGATCCTggtataaaataatattttccttAAATCAAAACTCAAAGTTTAAAATTTAGAACAAAACCAGATTTACTTTCGTGTTTCAGGACATGGACAGGATTTATGTTTCCTGAAAACACAATGAAGGTTTACGAGTAAAAGCAGCATcatttttgaataaaactgCAGAAAAACCCGATTAAAAACACCCTTTTTCTGTCGTCAGAGCCTCAGCTTCAGTTTTTCTCCTATTTTCCTAGATCTGAAACATCCATCCCGTCacacaaaaagtcaaaaatcactttttatatttttgtatttttttgtcaaaagttttgcagaaaaaaaaggccaaaataaAACTCCTCATTTACCGTCCTTCTCCCTCCGACAGTCGGGCAtattttctccccctcctcaaagaccctccctcctcccccccccaccccccgagGCCGAGTCGCTCAGGGCAAActgtgttctctcttttttgccAACAGagctttttaaaagaaatattttttcagagaaattgtttttttttttgtttaattttttgtATGGTTGCCTGGGgacactctctctgtctcttcttctctcccccctttactcctcctcttcctctgtcgAGAGCTCCTTCACACTTACACTGACTAGTTGacgtgttttcttttttttttttactttctgtaagttaaaggaaaaacaaacaaaaaaaaaacacagaaaaaggactttgtaaataaaatctTAACATTTTGCTCCTGGCGTCTCCTTGTGCGTTTTGTCTCTAAACTGAACTAACGAAATGTATTTCACAGGTTTCTTcgtaaaatgcattttattttagaaaaagctGTCATTACATAGTTTGTCCACCAGAGGGAGGAGTATTCTAATCCACGGTTTTTAGTGCAGATTATAATAGAATCATTAGTGTTTACTACTTTTAGAGTTTACTGATAGCTGGGTATTTATGTTGAAGTGTGCAAAGCGACTGCTAACAATAACCAAGTTGaaatgtctgtttatttgttgtgttgtcAGAAAGCCGCCCTCAGGTTGTTTCTGGTGTTTTTGATGTCCAGCTGCAGCTGAGAGATCCTCACCTGCAGAATGAAAtgtgtaattataatattaaatacaCTAAACTATACTTTAAGAGAACGTTTAACAGATGCAGCTCAAAGTATTTACTCCTCATTACAAATGCGTATTTACAGTAGTATAAACAGGCAATGAAATAAGATGGTAGTAACATTAAACGTAATTACGCTTAAAAACAAACGTGCTGTTAAATAATTTGACTTTATAATAGCAATAACTCCAAAAAGGAAATTATTAAGACATGTTTATAGTTTTAGAGAACGCCGTACGTCTGAGTCTCAACACTTACGTCCTTCTCTTGCAGTTCCTCCCTCAGGCCTCTGATCTCATCCTGCTGTCTGTAGAAAGCTTGCAGGAGCTGAAACATGAAACCCAGATTATCTGCAGGAACAGGGGGAAACATTTGCACGCAGAAGATCATCCCGTTTCTGATTCCTTCCCACCTCGTTCTCGGTATTTGGCGGCGGCCTCTCTGCGGGCTCGCGGCAGTGCGGCGAGAAGCAGTTCGTCCACAGCGTCTCGTCCTGCTGCCAACCCGACAGATCGCTCACCTGTCGGGGGTACTTGGCGTCCTGGTAGGACAACTGCTCCTCCAGGAAGGCCTCGAAGAAGAGAATCAGGACAATAGTTACTGATAGAATAACTGCAACCCTAGGGCGAGTTCTCCCCTCATGTTCATGCTAAAATCAGCTGTAAATGTGATAGTTTAAAGGCCTACGATGCAGGAGTTGTCAGGTTTTgttaacataacatttaaagttGACCACAGCAACTTCCATTTCTGTCAAGTGATGCCACAATACTTTTTAGAGTCAATTCAACCCCCCTACCCCCCTCTAAACGACCATTTCACTGGCTAATTTTGACTACCTCTTCCATAAAGTCCAGGTTTTTCTCGGTTTGATCCATCTTCTCCGCAGGGCTTTCTGGGTAAGGGTTGGCCACTCCAGTCCTCGGCTTCAGGGACATCAGCACTGGACCTAATGGAGACATGAGAGAAACAAGAGGTGTATAGATCACGTATGTCGGCCATTTTGGCTCCAAAAGGGATGAGTTACTGACTTCTGTTGATCCCCGACAGCCACTCCTGAGCCGTCATGGCCGCCTCGTTTCCCGCCGTCATTGGGTACAGATCCTCTTGGAAAATACCCGACTGGAAGGACGGACGTAAATAAAACAACGTAATTTGAGTTTCTGTCTTGATCGAAGAGCGAAGCTAACGTCAGATGCAAACCTCTTTCCGTGGTACGATCATGGACAGCGGTTCGACCCGGTCTTTGATGGCGATCAGGCGGTAAAATCGGAAAACCTCGCAGGCACTAACGTCCAGTCCGCGCTTTGGCATCACACCTAGAGCGACGATTGGTCGTTTAACATCGGGAAACAGTTAGCTTACGGTACGCTAGCTAGCTAAAGTTATTTATTGTGTAAATAACAAGAAGAACAATCAGGCAAAGGGGCTCTCCGGTCagctgggtgtgtgtttgtttcagctCTCTTTATTAGTATTTTCCTTAGGACTTGGATTGTACTGTTGGCTTTTCTTACAGAATAAGTACCAGTGAAACCCGCTCAGTGGTTTAATTCAATACTACGTGTTTTTTGTGGGTTTGTGGATCTCACCGAGTCCTTTCTGTGGCAGCAGAGACCGGTACTCTGTCAGGAAGCTGATGAACGGTTTCTCCATGCTCAGCTCGTAGTACCGGATGTTTCCGTCGCCCTAAATAAGGGTATTTCCTGTCAACCAAACTGAAACACCACGGGtacttgtgtttttcatgagtGTGTTATGTATTACCTTTCCGGCCAAgtagagcatgtgtgtgtccggATCGTAGAACGGGAAGAGGACTCCTGCTGATCCATCCAGGTCTTCTTCATACAGCGGCTCAGATAAGTCGTCCTACAAACAGATTAAATTAACCCATGAAGCGGTGGATtagatgtgaagtgtgtgtttgtgtctcacagGGTCCCAGAGGACAATCTGTCGGTGATTCCAGATGGAGCTGCCGGTGGACAGCAGCATCTTCAGCCCTCCGATGTACAACACCTTACTGGCTCTGTGGGAATTACTCCGGGACACCTACAGGTCggagaataattataaatattaaccAGACGTGGAAGAGCATCtactgtacttcagtaacattttgaggtactttacatTAAAGCATCTGGatacttcttccatcactgGTATTACATCACTATGAGCTCTTCTGAAACACACCTGTAGGATCCTCCCCGTTCGAGGGTCCAGGATTCGAACCCGTCTGTCTTTGGACGTGACGGCCAGCCGGCTGCCGTCGGTATTGAAGCTGACCGACAGCAGCAGAGCGTCGGACGGGTATCGATGGTGGACCGGCGTCATAACCACCCGGACCGGATACCTGAGGACCGACCCCGCCTGGGAAACATCCCAGAGTAGGACCTGGGGAAACAGAGGGGTAGTTGGTCCTAAAAACACCTGATTTGGACTTGGTTTGGGCTATCTCGGCGAATCAGGACCCTGACCTTGTAGTCATAGGCGGAGCTTAGCAGCAGGTTCTCCGCTGTTGGATGCCACTCGATAAGCCCCACCCTTCTGGAGTGACCAATCAGTGTCTTCCTGGCCGTGGTGAGGTTCTGCTGGACTCCACACACCGGGACGTCCCAGATCTTCACCTGAACACACGGGCACAAAGTACTCTGACTGAAGTACGGCAtaaaagtacagttttgaggtacttgtataTCAGGTGAACAAACAGGTGCTTACGGTGCCGTCCTCCGAACACGAGGCGACGCAGTGATCGTTGAACGGGTTCCACTTCACGTCCAGAACCCGTCCTCTGTGGCCGCAAACCCTCGGGTGCTGGGGGTCCACCCGGCCCATCTGAAAGCAGGGAAACAAAAGAGTATCAGAGATGTTAACGTCTCGTTCTCAATACAGCGTCATGTCTCCGTCACACAGTGCTCACGTGATGGAGGGGCAGCACCAGGAAGGCTCCGCCCCCTTCGCACTCCGTCACCACGGCGATGAATCGGGGATTGGCCGAGCAGTAGTGGTTGTCGTGGACGCTGCGCGTGATTGGCACCCCGTCGTAGCTGTGCTCCTTATTGGACGGCTTCCCGAAAATGTGACGAAACTTGGAGCATCGGAAAGACGAGCGCCACGACATCTGGAGGGACGGGAGGCGGAGAGGTttgggaaaaatgtgtgtgtgtgtgtgtgtgtgtgtgatctcatGACAGTGTTGTGGAAATTGGGCAGCTTTATCTGGTCTCATGAATAATCCAGTCAGCTGTCTTTCATAATCttatcaataataaatcaatttcTTCAATAACTTCttaatcatacacacacacacacacacacacacacacacacacacagataaatccCCCCTCCAGAACAGCGTGTCCgtgtgtttaaatattcatgGGTTACATACACACTTTGCAATTGTTACAAAGTCCTCCTGACTTTTGACCTTTACAAGAGATCAGCTTACAGCAGCGAGAGGACGGCAGAGGAGCggcagaaaaaacacacattttcattttaaatactctcttaaattattaaacataacaaacagaaaaacactaaatataataatgttctctcccacacactccagtcttcctgcctgaaacgcctccattggattcctttgtttacttccggaaagtagtgacatcactactgaACACTCCCcgtttctattggctggcgctccgacacattgtacgtcagacatgtgacattttacattctgcatttgaccatCCTAGTGTTAGAAAGCAGTGCCATACAGTATGTACGGcccccggggagcagtgtaggaacggtgccttgctcagggacaccacggtagcacctggtctttcggggacttgaactaaacaaatgtaaactcttttctcttttgACTTTAATAACATACATGCATATAGATATAAGAATGTGGACTTACCTCAGACACAGTCATGAAGGAATCACTGacttctcctcctgcaggcgAACCGCTGATGTATAGTGAAAGAGCAACGGCTGAGTCCTGACTTCTGACGgcggtgtgtgtgggtgtgtgtgtgggtgtgtgtgtgagatcctTGACGTCTCGCCTCAACTTCCACATTAGCTTAGCTGTTTATGCACGGCTGCACGCGCACAAAAAAGCCTTTACATCTGatactactgtacacacacacacaaacacacacacacacacacacagctttccaCTTTCAATGACCATCACAATTCTTTTACAATACTCACTAGATTTTCACcctaaatataaatgaaaagtaCTTCTTAATGAATAAAACTCCTTGATTTGTATGCAGTTACACGTAAGGTTTGCCCTTTTCTGCCACTAGGGGGAGGGGGCTCTCAATCAAACCATAACAAAAGACAGAGGTTGCTGGGTGGTGAGGTAGCGTtgcatcatgggagttgtagtcttcAGCTTCTTGCCTCTGATTAAAAGGGTAACATCCGGGAATAAAGCAGTCCAACATTAAAATCTTTCCATCACCAAGACAAATGAAATGACGTGCCTTGGTAGCAGTTAAAACTATTTGTATTTCGTGCAGTTTTGTGCAATTGATTTGActaaaatgactaaaataatGAGATATTCTCAAGAGAGTTCTCCCGCAGCACCCATCTTATTTAAAGCTATGATTAGCAAACATTAAATTGCCTAAATAAATCTAAAACAATTCggatttgtattgattttatttttgggagaTGGGCGCGGTTCAAGTAAATCAAACAACTTGATTTCATTGTCAATTGATTATTGTCGGTTACAATTCTTTaaatcattacatttgattACAAAATATTAGAAGGCAACACAAACTACCTAGATTAAGTTAAGCATTGTCATAAAGAATTCTTAATTATGAGACACTTTCAATAACAGATATGAAACAGGAAACGCATCCATATCTTTCTATTCTGGCACTTGCCTTTGGTATCGTCCAATAGGATTGTATTAGCCTAGCTGTAAATCAgcaaaacagtaaacaaaaaatgtacaaacatatCAGACAAGAGGTTAAAGGAGGAGCTGATGATTTGATTTGGGGTTCAGTAGATGCAAGAATGGTTGGGGTTGATGTCGAATTGGTGGAGTTAGTTTGGGGTTCAGAAGTTGGAGGAATAGTTGGGGTTGTTGTCGAATTGGTGGAGTTAGTTTGGGGTTCGGAAGTTGGAGGAATAGTTGGGGTTGATGTCGAATTGGTGGAATTAGTTTGGGGTTCGGAAGTTGGAGGAATAGTTGGGGTTGATGTCGAACTGGTGGAGTTATTTTGGGGTTCGGAAGTTGGAGGAATAGTTGGGGTTGATGTCGAACTGGTGGAATTAGTTTGGGGTTCGGAAGTTGGAGGAATAGTTGGGGTTGATGTCG
This genomic interval carries:
- the LOC134876206 gene encoding acidic leucine-rich nuclear phosphoprotein 32 family member A-like, whose amino-acid sequence is MSCVFLPHLASRWFPRVDTEDPQRNKFFRIARDPNSGQNQRKMDMKKRVSLELRHRSPTEVQELVLDNCRSGEGKIEGITEEFSNLELLSLINVGLTSVADIPKLDKLKKLELSDNRISGGLELLAERLVNLTHLNLSGNKFKDISTLEPLKKLPQLKSLDLFNCEVTNLADYRDSIFKLLPQLTYLDGYDIDDCEASDSDGEVVDDEDEEGLEGESEDFDEEEDEDEEDVVAEEDDDSNDSNDEEEGEVNGDVDSEDDDEDEDDDDDDDEDSSPSKGEKRKRDPEEEDEEEDEDDD
- the LOC134876174 gene encoding coronin-2B-like, which encodes MTVSEMSWRSSFRCSKFRHIFGKPSNKEHSYDGVPITRSVHDNHYCSANPRFIAVVTECEGGGAFLVLPLHHMGRVDPQHPRVCGHRGRVLDVKWNPFNDHCVASCSEDGTVKIWDVPVCGVQQNLTTARKTLIGHSRRVGLIEWHPTAENLLLSSAYDYKVLLWDVSQAGSVLRYPVRVVMTPVHHRYPSDALLLSVSFNTDGSRLAVTSKDRRVRILDPRTGRILQVSRSNSHRASKVLYIGGLKMLLSTGSSIWNHRQIVLWDPDDLSEPLYEEDLDGSAGVLFPFYDPDTHMLYLAGKGDGNIRYYELSMEKPFISFLTEYRSLLPQKGLGVMPKRGLDVSACEVFRFYRLIAIKDRVEPLSMIVPRKESGIFQEDLYPMTAGNEAAMTAQEWLSGINRSPVLMSLKPRTGVANPYPESPAEKMDQTEKNLDFMEEAFLEEQLSYQDAKYPRQVSDLSGWQQDETLWTNCFSPHCREPAERPPPNTENELLQAFYRQQDEIRGLREELQEKDVRISQLQLDIKNTRNNLRAAF